TGAGTTGCTCTGGTACAAGCTCTTCAACTTTACCTGCACTTTCGGTGCGGTAAGTATAGTAGTCACTCATACCTTGAGAAATAATGGTTTCGGCAACGGCTTGACAGCCAATACAGCAAACCGGTTGCGCGTTACCCTCAAAGGTAACCGAGCCTACAAACCCTTTAGGAATAGGCTCCAAACAATGAAAACACGAATTTGCCATAGCAGTTTACTTATACTGTGGAGTGACCGCGATAACACCATCATGTGGCAGTTGAATTTTTTCCTTCATTTTCCAACTGCTATCCATAGGCTCAATAAATACAGTGAATGCACCGCTATGTGGTTCATCAAACAAACCCGTAAATTCGCCGCTGGCGTTTTTAGTCAGTGTGACTGCAAAATCGTATTTTTTAATGGTGCGGTGATAAAAAGAGAGTTTTAATGCATGAACTTTAGAAGCGTCGCCCTTAGTAAATTTAAAGGTGACTTTCTGCTCTGCTACTTGTAGATCACCATGTAAATAGAGCGCTTTCGCTTTATCAAACTTACTCAGCTCGAGGTTGATTGCTTTGCCTTTTTTGTAGTAGTCATCAACGACCATATCAGGACCATTACCGACTGCAAACGTGATGAGAAAAACACAGGCAACGA
The sequence above is a segment of the Pseudoalteromonas piscicida genome. Coding sequences within it:
- a CDS encoding FixH family protein; its protein translation is MNPTPWYKNFWPWFLIFFPLVTVVACVFLITFAVGNGPDMVVDDYYKKGKAINLELSKFDKAKALYLHGDLQVAEQKVTFKFTKGDASKVHALKLSFYHRTIKKYDFAVTLTKNASGEFTGLFDEPHSGAFTVFIEPMDSSWKMKEKIQLPHDGVIAVTPQYK